A stretch of the Bacillus anthracis str. Vollum genome encodes the following:
- a CDS encoding sigma factor regulator N-terminal domain-containing protein — translation MDTSLKNALKKAQRKQLLKIIITSILVVIILIPIIYKVGNYFAAKGSMRLHEQLFLYNSIAEPNVQIDSQVTSSSSMFGGNITSNRSKNINGYVVKWNTLTSPYNWFRSNIDYNEVIPGTHWGRSNTESYNYDKQTKNKVATFYNPAIKEYYDGVKNELSAVSKMENYVAEVAISFDQPYTLKEIQTKIPDNLNIVWLYMVSPIRDESGGPAGMPVYGFEPGTPLEESYKGFFDSLKQYNDGYDKDIQKFLKSNENKPFDQVKILGVMLTGKTENFKALENQNFIRGASVGVTAQIVPYIKPEK, via the coding sequence ATGGATACTTCTTTAAAAAATGCATTAAAAAAAGCGCAAAGGAAACAGTTACTTAAAATCATCATTACTTCTATTCTCGTTGTCATCATACTTATCCCTATCATTTATAAAGTAGGTAATTACTTCGCAGCGAAAGGCTCTATGAGGCTTCACGAACAACTCTTTTTATATAATTCAATTGCAGAACCGAATGTACAAATTGATTCTCAAGTAACGAGTAGCTCCTCTATGTTTGGCGGCAATATTACATCAAATCGTTCTAAAAATATTAATGGTTACGTAGTGAAATGGAATACACTGACAAGCCCTTACAATTGGTTTCGCTCTAACATCGATTACAATGAGGTAATACCAGGAACTCATTGGGGGAGGTCTAATACAGAGTCTTATAATTACGATAAACAAACGAAAAATAAAGTTGCCACATTTTATAATCCAGCTATCAAGGAATATTACGATGGAGTCAAAAATGAATTAAGTGCAGTTTCCAAAATGGAAAACTATGTTGCAGAAGTCGCTATCTCTTTCGATCAACCTTATACATTAAAAGAAATTCAAACAAAAATACCAGACAACTTAAATATCGTATGGCTATATATGGTCTCACCTATTAGAGATGAAAGCGGAGGTCCTGCCGGTATGCCAGTTTATGGATTTGAGCCAGGAACCCCTCTCGAAGAATCGTACAAAGGGTTCTTTGATTCCCTTAAACAATATAATGATGGGTATGACAAGGACATTCAAAAGTTTTTAAAATCAAATGAAAACAAACCATTTGATCAAGTGAAAATTTTAGGTGTTATGCTAACAGGAAAAACGGAAAACTTTAAGGCATTAGAAAACCAAAACTTTATTCGTGGTGCTTCTGTAGGGGTTACTGCACAAATTGTTCCTTATATAAAACCAGAGAAATAA
- a CDS encoding DUF4256 domain-containing protein: MTENKNELSVEQREELLKVLQARFEKNMNRHEGLEWAKVETKLATNNEKLWTLNEMEVTGGEPDVVGYDEEKDEYTFYDCSKESPKGRRSLCYDLEALESRKKHKPENNAIDVAAAMGIELLTEQQYRELQKLGDFDMKSSSWVQTPSDIRELGGALFCDYRFGHVFVYHNGADSYYAARGFRGSLRV; the protein is encoded by the coding sequence ATGACAGAGAATAAAAATGAGTTATCTGTAGAACAACGTGAAGAACTATTAAAAGTATTACAAGCCCGTTTTGAGAAAAACATGAACCGCCATGAAGGTCTTGAATGGGCTAAAGTTGAAACGAAGCTAGCTACTAATAATGAAAAATTGTGGACACTTAATGAAATGGAAGTAACAGGCGGTGAGCCTGATGTTGTTGGTTATGATGAAGAGAAGGACGAATATACTTTCTATGATTGTTCAAAGGAGAGTCCTAAAGGCCGCAGAAGTCTCTGTTATGATCTTGAAGCGTTAGAATCAAGAAAGAAGCATAAACCAGAAAATAACGCTATTGATGTGGCAGCCGCTATGGGTATTGAACTATTAACAGAACAACAATATCGAGAGTTGCAAAAACTTGGGGATTTTGACATGAAATCATCAAGCTGGGTACAAACACCTTCAGATATTCGAGAACTCGGTGGTGCGCTATTTTGCGATTATCGCTTCGGGCATGTTTTCGTGTATCACAATGGGGCAGATTCTTATTATGCTGCCAGAGGTTTTCGTGGCTCGTTAAGAGTTTAA
- a CDS encoding RNA polymerase sigma factor, with product MGKENILTSYLINLGEEVFKLLLAKGAIKEDAEDIIQNTFYKVYTLLDDLTENNIRPWFFRVALNEYIDLKRKKEQQNIYLTEEIYSKLQYTDRELDAVLNKDEIFYLLKDIKLEYKEAFFLKYYYDFTYEEIALILDIRVNSVKQKLHRARKTIHSTVGGKP from the coding sequence ATGGGAAAAGAAAATATATTGACCTCCTATCTTATCAATTTAGGGGAGGAAGTGTTCAAACTATTATTAGCGAAAGGGGCTATAAAAGAAGACGCAGAAGACATCATCCAAAATACTTTCTATAAAGTATATACGTTGCTAGATGACCTAACAGAGAATAACATACGTCCATGGTTTTTTAGGGTTGCATTAAACGAATACATTGACTTGAAGAGAAAAAAAGAGCAACAGAACATCTATTTAACTGAAGAGATTTATTCAAAATTACAATATACAGACCGAGAACTGGATGCTGTTTTAAATAAAGATGAGATTTTCTATCTATTAAAAGATATAAAACTAGAATATAAAGAAGCCTTCTTTTTAAAGTATTATTACGATTTTACATATGAAGAAATTGCACTAATACTAGATATTCGAGTAAATAGCGTCAAACAAAAGTTACATCGTGCACGTAAAACAATTCATTCTACAGTAGGGGGAAAACCTTAA
- the gntP gene encoding gluconate permease GntP: MPLVIVAIGILALLLLIMRFKLNTFISLIIVSVGVALALGMPPEKIFKTIEAGLGGTLGHLALVFGLGAMLGKLLSDSGGAQRIAMTLVKKFGEKNIQWAVVTASFIIGIALFFEVGLVLLIPIVFAISRELKVSILYLGISMAAALSVTHGFLPPHPGPTAIAGELHANIGEVLLYGFMIAVPTVVLAGPVFTKLAKKLVPEAFTKTGNIQSLGEQKVFKLEETPGFGISVFTALLPVLLMAVATIITLLQKTMGFKDNSLLATIEFIGNADTAMLISLLVAIYTMGLARNIPIKSVMESCTTAISNIGMMLLIIGGGGAFKQVLIDGGVGNYVAELFKGTSLSPILLAWIIAAILRISLGSATVAALTTVGLVIPMLGQSDVNLALVVLATGAGSLIASHVNDAGFWMFKEYFGLSMKETFATWTLLETIVSVAGLGFTLLLSLFV, from the coding sequence ATGCCATTAGTCATTGTAGCAATTGGGATTTTAGCATTACTTTTACTGATTATGCGCTTTAAATTAAATACCTTTATTTCATTAATCATTGTATCCGTCGGGGTTGCTTTAGCACTTGGAATGCCACCAGAAAAGATTTTTAAAACCATTGAAGCGGGATTAGGCGGAACACTTGGGCACTTAGCACTCGTTTTTGGACTTGGTGCGATGTTAGGTAAGTTGCTTTCAGATTCTGGGGGTGCACAACGCATTGCCATGACCCTTGTGAAAAAATTTGGTGAAAAGAACATTCAATGGGCTGTTGTGACTGCCTCATTTATTATAGGGATTGCATTATTTTTTGAAGTAGGATTAGTATTATTAATTCCGATTGTATTTGCAATTTCAAGAGAATTAAAAGTTTCTATCTTATATCTCGGTATCTCGATGGCAGCTGCTTTATCTGTAACACACGGATTTTTACCACCACACCCAGGACCAACTGCTATCGCTGGTGAATTGCATGCAAACATCGGTGAAGTATTACTTTACGGTTTTATGATAGCGGTTCCAACGGTTGTGTTAGCTGGACCTGTATTTACTAAACTTGCAAAAAAACTAGTACCTGAGGCGTTCACAAAAACCGGTAATATCCAATCATTAGGTGAGCAGAAAGTATTTAAACTTGAAGAAACTCCTGGTTTTGGAATCAGTGTTTTTACCGCTTTACTGCCTGTTCTTTTAATGGCAGTCGCTACAATTATTACTTTGTTGCAAAAAACAATGGGATTCAAAGATAATAGTTTACTAGCAACGATCGAGTTTATTGGGAATGCGGATACTGCCATGTTGATATCCTTACTAGTTGCGATCTATACAATGGGATTGGCAAGAAATATTCCAATCAAAAGCGTGATGGAATCTTGTACAACAGCGATCTCGAATATTGGGATGATGCTCTTAATTATTGGTGGAGGCGGCGCTTTCAAACAAGTATTAATTGATGGCGGCGTTGGTAACTATGTAGCCGAATTATTCAAAGGAACTTCATTATCACCGATCTTGCTCGCATGGATTATCGCTGCCATCTTACGTATTTCATTGGGGTCTGCTACGGTTGCTGCATTAACAACTGTCGGTTTAGTGATTCCGATGTTAGGTCAATCTGATGTTAACCTTGCTTTAGTTGTCCTTGCAACAGGGGCTGGTAGTTTAATTGCTTCACACGTGAACGATGCTGGTTTCTGGATGTTCAAAGAGTACTTTGGTTTAAGCATGAAAGAAACATTTGCAACATGGACTTTACTTGAGACTATCGTTTCTGTAGCCGGATTAGGATTTACTTTATTATTAAGTTTATTTGTATAG
- a CDS encoding DoxX family membrane protein: protein MVINFLRTDKRAAFILLFLRLYIGYTWLAAGIGKVFGQSFDASGFLKGAIAQASGDHPAVQSWWADFLQHFVLPNADLFSFLVQWGEILVGLGLILGGLTKTAAFFGIIMNLAFLLSGTVSVNPNLLILTMFILVAGQNAGRIGLDGYVFPKLFRKNSHGTYKLSKTA from the coding sequence ATGGTTATCAATTTTTTAAGAACTGATAAACGTGCTGCTTTCATATTATTATTTTTACGACTTTACATAGGATATACATGGCTCGCTGCTGGAATCGGCAAAGTCTTTGGACAATCTTTTGACGCAAGTGGTTTTCTAAAGGGCGCTATTGCTCAAGCATCAGGTGACCACCCTGCCGTACAAAGTTGGTGGGCAGATTTCCTTCAACACTTTGTTCTTCCAAATGCAGACCTATTTAGCTTTTTAGTTCAATGGGGAGAAATTTTAGTAGGTCTAGGTTTGATTTTAGGCGGATTAACAAAAACAGCTGCATTTTTCGGAATCATAATGAATCTTGCATTTTTATTAAGCGGAACTGTTAGTGTAAACCCAAACCTGCTTATTTTAACTATGTTCATTTTAGTTGCAGGACAGAACGCCGGACGTATTGGATTAGATGGCTATGTTTTCCCAAAACTTTTCCGTAAAAACAGCCACGGAACATATAAATTAAGCAAAACTGCGTAG
- the gndA gene encoding NADP-dependent phosphogluconate dehydrogenase encodes MENLQIGVVGVGVMGKSLALNFESKGYSVALYDISKEKVDETIEENRGKNLVGTHIVEEFVNSLESPRKILLMVNAGEITDKAIDSLVPHLDKGDILIDGGNTYFVDTIRRNKRLAEEGINFIGAGVSGGEEGALKGPSIMPGGQKDAYEKVKDMLENISAKVNNEPCCSYIGPNGAGHYVKMVHNGIEYGDMQLICEAYFFLKQTLDLTAEEFHEIFAEWNKGELNSYLIEITADIFKKKDEETGKPLVDVILDTAGQKGTGKWTSQSALDLGISLPIITESVFARCISALKEERVNASKVLSGPKDKTAIGVEKAELIEAVRQALYMSKICSYAQGFTQLKAASEEYNWNLDFGSISMLWRGGCIIRAAFLQNIKEAYETNTDLPNLLLDPYFKEIVESYQGGLRQIISMAVQQGIPIPAFSAAISYYDSYRTAKLPANLLQAQRDYFGAHTYKRVDKEGTFHTKWI; translated from the coding sequence ATGGAAAATTTACAAATTGGAGTTGTTGGTGTGGGCGTTATGGGAAAAAGCCTCGCACTTAACTTTGAGAGTAAAGGGTATTCTGTTGCCCTATATGATATTTCAAAGGAAAAAGTTGATGAAACCATTGAGGAAAACCGTGGTAAAAACTTAGTTGGTACTCATATAGTTGAAGAGTTTGTTAACTCACTCGAATCACCTAGAAAGATTTTATTAATGGTTAATGCGGGGGAAATTACAGATAAAGCGATTGATTCTCTAGTCCCTCACCTCGATAAAGGTGATATTTTAATTGATGGTGGTAATACATACTTTGTCGATACAATTCGCCGAAACAAACGTCTTGCCGAAGAAGGAATCAATTTCATCGGGGCAGGTGTGTCAGGCGGCGAAGAGGGTGCATTGAAGGGACCATCTATTATGCCCGGCGGACAGAAGGATGCATACGAAAAAGTAAAGGATATGCTTGAAAACATCTCTGCAAAAGTGAATAACGAGCCTTGCTGTTCTTATATCGGACCTAATGGGGCAGGACACTATGTAAAGATGGTTCACAATGGTATTGAGTATGGAGATATGCAATTAATTTGTGAAGCATATTTCTTCTTGAAACAAACACTAGATTTGACTGCAGAAGAGTTCCATGAAATATTTGCTGAATGGAATAAAGGTGAACTGAACAGCTATCTAATTGAGATTACAGCCGATATTTTCAAGAAGAAAGATGAAGAAACTGGTAAGCCATTAGTGGATGTTATTCTTGATACTGCAGGACAAAAGGGTACAGGGAAATGGACAAGTCAAAGCGCACTTGATTTAGGTATCTCTCTGCCTATTATCACGGAATCTGTATTTGCACGTTGCATTTCTGCTTTAAAAGAAGAGCGTGTGAACGCAAGCAAAGTTTTATCTGGCCCTAAAGATAAAACAGCAATTGGAGTTGAAAAAGCCGAATTAATTGAAGCGGTGCGCCAAGCTTTATATATGAGTAAAATTTGTTCTTATGCACAAGGATTCACGCAATTGAAGGCAGCTTCTGAGGAATATAATTGGAACCTTGATTTTGGCAGCATTTCTATGCTTTGGAGAGGCGGATGTATTATCCGTGCTGCCTTTTTACAGAACATTAAAGAGGCTTATGAGACTAACACTGACCTACCGAACCTTTTACTTGATCCATACTTTAAAGAAATTGTAGAGTCATATCAAGGTGGATTACGCCAAATTATCTCAATGGCGGTACAACAGGGCATTCCGATACCTGCATTTTCAGCAGCAATTTCTTATTATGACAGCTATCGTACTGCCAAACTACCTGCAAACTTATTGCAAGCGCAGCGCGATTATTTTGGAGCGCATACGTATAAACGAGTAGATAAAGAAGGTACATTCCATACAAAATGGATATAA
- a CDS encoding alpha/beta hydrolase family protein, with the protein MKVSEKTYLSIEEIISLPTVSSTNISDDGKNVAFVKRTANWEDNTYRNHVWIYEKDKGKSYPLTTGDIDSIHPLWSPDSKSIAYLSSGGDGDMKNQIFVKSLDDYSKVKITDEKEGISNFKWDPTGKGFYYITQSKECEEIKKRKELYGDFQHVGKEHQNNCLCYIEMEKVIQNDKEEREINGVYQLTGGKDFYIHGFDISDNGKKVVCMATPSLNDHMNGDLYILDVEARELQQMNVDKLLGGSACFSPEGNKICYSASIREKEYYRNHIQESTLEIYDMNTGEVIQPLTNFDSMVMPLQWTAKGILIRWQDKTNYFIGLLAEDGTVETLREKVDGFIMDASITRDGNHITYNKAITNETFEIYLDDKKITNENSLFEGKLKSNREIISWRSSDGLEIEGVLSTPVEFDANKKYPLLVVIHGGPAWASFPIFSNCFNEKYPIEQFVEKGFIVLEPNYRGSSGYGNEFLKANYRKQGLADYDDVISGVDELVEKGMVDKDRVGVMGWSNGGYISAFCSTFSSRFKAISVGGGITNWSTHYVNTDIPYFIRMYLGNTPWNDPDIYKRTSPMTYIKSACTPTLIQHGEKDARIPITNAYELHQGLKDMEVDTELIIFKGMAYSSDQPGVHVAIMKQNLMWFSHYILGESMEDFSTI; encoded by the coding sequence ATGAAAGTGAGTGAAAAAACATATTTAAGTATAGAAGAGATTATTTCATTACCAACCGTATCAAGTACAAATATAAGCGATGATGGCAAAAATGTAGCATTTGTTAAGAGAACAGCTAACTGGGAAGACAATACATATAGAAACCATGTATGGATATATGAAAAAGATAAAGGGAAGAGTTATCCACTGACAACTGGAGATATAGATAGTATACATCCATTATGGTCTCCAGATTCTAAGAGCATTGCTTACCTTAGCTCAGGTGGTGACGGGGATATGAAAAATCAGATCTTTGTTAAATCACTAGACGACTATAGTAAGGTTAAAATTACTGATGAGAAAGAGGGAATCAGTAATTTTAAATGGGATCCTACCGGTAAAGGTTTTTATTATATTACACAGTCAAAAGAATGTGAGGAAATAAAGAAACGTAAGGAGCTATATGGAGATTTTCAACATGTAGGTAAGGAACATCAGAATAATTGTTTATGCTACATTGAAATGGAAAAAGTGATACAAAATGATAAAGAGGAACGAGAGATTAACGGTGTTTATCAATTAACTGGTGGTAAGGATTTTTATATCCATGGATTTGATATTTCAGATAATGGGAAAAAGGTTGTATGTATGGCTACACCAAGCCTAAACGATCATATGAATGGTGATCTATATATATTAGATGTCGAAGCCAGGGAACTACAACAGATGAATGTAGATAAGTTGTTGGGCGGGAGCGCTTGTTTTTCTCCAGAGGGCAACAAAATATGTTACTCAGCAAGCATAAGAGAGAAGGAGTATTATAGAAACCATATACAAGAAAGTACATTAGAGATATATGATATGAATACTGGGGAGGTAATTCAGCCCTTAACAAACTTTGATAGTATGGTTATGCCATTACAGTGGACAGCTAAAGGAATTTTAATTCGATGGCAGGACAAGACGAATTACTTTATTGGTTTGCTAGCTGAAGATGGCACGGTAGAAACATTAAGGGAAAAAGTAGATGGGTTTATAATGGATGCCTCTATAACAAGAGATGGAAATCATATAACCTATAATAAGGCTATAACAAATGAAACCTTTGAAATCTATTTGGATGATAAAAAGATAACGAATGAAAATAGCCTTTTCGAGGGGAAGCTTAAAAGTAACAGGGAAATCATTTCATGGCGAAGTAGTGATGGTCTGGAAATAGAGGGGGTTTTATCAACACCAGTAGAGTTTGACGCAAATAAAAAGTATCCTTTATTAGTAGTAATTCACGGTGGTCCGGCTTGGGCATCCTTTCCGATATTTTCAAACTGCTTCAATGAGAAATATCCGATTGAACAGTTTGTTGAAAAGGGCTTTATCGTTTTAGAGCCAAACTATAGAGGAAGTTCTGGTTATGGTAATGAATTTTTAAAAGCAAACTATAGAAAACAAGGACTTGCTGATTACGATGATGTTATATCTGGAGTGGATGAACTAGTTGAAAAAGGGATGGTAGATAAAGATAGAGTAGGAGTTATGGGATGGAGTAACGGAGGATATATATCAGCTTTCTGTTCTACATTTAGTAGTAGATTTAAAGCTATTTCAGTTGGGGGAGGAATTACTAACTGGAGTACTCATTATGTAAATACAGATATCCCTTACTTTATTAGAATGTATTTAGGAAATACTCCATGGAATGATCCAGATATATATAAGAGAACATCACCAATGACATATATTAAATCAGCCTGTACGCCTACCTTAATCCAACATGGCGAAAAGGATGCAAGAATACCAATTACAAATGCATATGAATTACATCAAGGGTTAAAGGATATGGAAGTTGATACAGAACTCATTATATTTAAAGGAATGGCATATAGTTCTGACCAACCAGGAGTTCATGTGGCTATTATGAAGCAGAACTTGATGTGGTTTTCACATTATATTCTTGGAGAAAGTATGGAGGATTTTAGTACTATATAA
- the gntR gene encoding gluconate operon transcriptional repressor GntR has product MTKSMEFLYPEKWLSKASTGDRVASELRMRIIAGVIESGTILSENKIAADFSVSRSPVREALKLLVSENIIRLERMGAVVIGLTEKEIEEIYDVRLLIETFIFERLGKMDTNDLVRELNKIMEMMKIAIKYHDSDEFSYQDLLFHETIIRTIEHSYILMIWNNLKPVMESLILLSMRTRFKEKYEDFERIIKNHELYIKAIESKDRALMIEALHQNFDDVQGKVEDLWMSQQMLSKGVEQGHE; this is encoded by the coding sequence ATGACGAAATCAATGGAATTTCTTTATCCTGAAAAATGGCTTTCAAAAGCTTCTACAGGTGATCGTGTTGCGAGCGAATTGAGAATGCGCATTATTGCAGGTGTGATTGAAAGCGGTACCATACTGTCAGAAAATAAAATAGCTGCCGATTTTTCTGTAAGTCGGTCACCCGTTCGTGAAGCATTAAAATTACTAGTTTCTGAAAATATTATTCGCTTAGAAAGAATGGGCGCAGTTGTCATTGGTTTAACCGAGAAAGAAATTGAAGAAATATATGATGTTCGTTTACTTATAGAAACGTTTATCTTTGAGCGACTTGGAAAGATGGACACAAATGATTTAGTAAGAGAACTAAATAAAATAATGGAAATGATGAAAATCGCCATTAAATATCATGATTCTGATGAATTTTCTTATCAAGATCTCTTATTCCATGAAACGATTATTCGAACCATTGAGCATTCCTACATCCTGATGATTTGGAATAATTTAAAGCCTGTTATGGAAAGCTTAATCCTTTTATCAATGCGTACTCGTTTCAAGGAAAAGTACGAAGACTTTGAACGGATTATTAAAAATCATGAGCTTTATATAAAAGCAATCGAATCAAAAGATCGAGCCCTCATGATTGAGGCCTTACATCAAAACTTTGATGATGTTCAAGGGAAAGTCGAAGACCTCTGGATGTCACAACAAATGTTATCTAAAGGAGTTGAGCAAGGACATGAGTAG